A region of the Synergistaceae bacterium genome:
GTCAGAGATTGAAAAGTTGTATGATGAATTGCGAATCGCCGAAGAAAAAAATCTGAATCTCCTCCGGCAAATCGATTTAATACGTAGAAAACTTCATAAGCTGCTGAAAAAATAGTGTTACTTCTCGGCCTTGAGATAATGCTTGTTGCCGAACGGGTCTGTCATTACCACGCGTGCATAATCGGCGGTCTCTCGGTCGGGGTAAAATTTGCTGAAAAGTTTTAACTTGTTCAAATTGGCTGATAATTCTTCGCCTGTGCTGCTTTCTTCTACAGCGTTAACGATTTTTATCACACTGCAATTGTCCTTGTAATATAGCGACGCAATATTTTCATTTGCTCCGTCAGCGGTTAATAATTCTGGATTTCTCATAAATATACACCTCGCTGAAATTTTTTGTGTATATTCACTCTGAAACGCTTTTATCGCAAGTTATTTTCTCGTCCTTGTGTATAAAATCAAAATGTTTCAGTAATTCATTGGGGAACGGAACGCCGAGTCGGTGTGCATTCTCGATTATGCTTTTACCCTCGTTACTGATGTAGAACAGGCACACTATCGAGCGGATAGCCCCGTGATCGTCAGGAATTATCATATCCATCAAATGCGCAATCCCGACGAATGAGAGCATGATACATTTTTTCGTGATCCCCCGAAAGCCTACCGAACTGCAAAGCGCGTTATCGAGCCAAGCGATCGACAGCCCCGTTGCATAATCAATAACTATCATGACAATCAAGACCTTCAATAGCACATCAAAGCCTCCGAAGAACCACGCCAGCAGACCAAGTACGCCGCTGAAAAATAAATCCATTGAGAATTCTATAACATTGTCAGTCATTATGTTTTCACCTCATATAAATTATTTCTTTTGCCGCCGCAGTCGATGTGTATAAAATTTTTCTTGCCGTACTTTATGCAATAATCCATATCTTGTAATTTGCCCTCAGCTCGTAATTGCTTTACTGCCTCGAACATTTTCGCGCTGCCCAGTGAGCAAGCCAAATCCGCCGCAAGCCCTTTAGTGT
Encoded here:
- a CDS encoding phage holin family protein, whose product is MTDNVIEFSMDLFFSGVLGLLAWFFGGFDVLLKVLIVMIVIDYATGLSIAWLDNALCSSVGFRGITKKCIMLSFVGIAHLMDMIIPDDHGAIRSIVCLFYISNEGKSIIENAHRLGVPFPNELLKHFDFIHKDEKITCDKSVSE